The nucleotide sequence GAACTGGCGCTGATTGCCGAGCAGCAGTACGAGATGTACTTTCTGACCGTGCACGACATCGTGCGCTATGCGCGCAGCGTTGGCATTCTCTGCCAGGGCCGTGGCTCGGCGGCCAACTCTGCGGTGTGCTACTGCTTGGGCATTACGGCCGTGAACCCCGACGGCAACCATCTGCTGTTTGAGCGCTTTATCAGCAAAGAGCGCAGCGAGCCGCCCGATATCGATGTGGACTTCGAGCACGCGCGGCGCGAAGAGGTCATTCAGTACATCTACAGCAAATACGGGCGCGAGCGGGCTGCCATCACGGCGGTGGTGAGCTGCTGGCGCAGCCGCGGTGCGCTGCGCGATGTGGGCAAGGCGCTGGGCCTGCCTGCCGATTTGATCGACGCACTGGCCAAGGGGCAGTACTGGTTCAGCGAGCACGCCAAGGCGCAGGCTGAAAAAGCAGAGCATTCAGCGCAGGCTGGCGCTGCGTTTGGGGCAGAAACTGCGGATGAGGAAGGCCCTGAGGCATTGCCCGAAGACTGGGTAGAACGCAAATTCAAGGAAGCCCAGGTGCTGGCCGGGGAGATGGGCAGCGCCATCAGCGCCCACCTGTTGCGGCTGTGGGTAGAGCTGGCCTGGCAGCTCAAGGACAGCCCGCGCCACCTCAGCCAGCATGTGGGGGGCTTTGTGCTGACCGAGGGCAAGCTCACGCGGCTGGTGCCGGTAGAGCCTGCCAGCATGGAAAACCGCTCTGTCATTCAGTGGGACAAGGATGATCTGGACATCGTGGGCCTGCTCAAGGTCGATGTGCTGGCGCTGGGCATGCTCACCATGCTGCGCAAGGCCCTGGACGAGCGCACCCGCTGGCGCGGCGAGGGCATGGAGCTCTACCAGATTCCGCAGGAAGACCCGGCCACCTACGCCATGATCTGCAAGGCTGACACCGTGGGCACGTTCCAGATCGAAAGCCGTGCCCAGATGAGCATGTTGCCGCGCCTGCAGCCGCGCACGTTTTATGACCTGGTGGTGGAAGTCGCCATCGTGCGGCCCGGGCCGATTCAGGGCGGCATGGTCCACCCCTATCTGCTGGCGCGAGAGCGGCAAAGGCGCGGCCTGCCGCTCAAGCTGGAAAACGCCGAGCTGAAAAACGCGCTGGCGCGCACGCTGGGTGTGCCGATTTTTCAGGAGCAAGTCATGCAAATTGCCATGGATGCGGCCAAATTCTCGGCCGGCATGGCCGATGAGCTGCGCCGATCCATGGCGGCCTGGAAGCGCAAGGGCGGCGTGCACAAATTTGAGCGCCCGCTGGTGGACACCATGATTGCGCGCGGCTACAGCAGTGAATTTGCCAACGCCATCTTTCAGCAGATGCTGGGTTTTGGCGAATACGGCTTTCCTGAAAGCCACGCCACCAGCTTTGCGCTGCTGGCCTATGCCAGCGCCTGGCTCAAGCGGCACGAGCCCGCGATTTTTCTGCAGGCCTTGCTCAACGCCCAGCCTATGGGCTTTTACACGCCTTCGCAACTGGTGCAGGATGCGCGCCGCCACGGGGTGCGCGTGCTGCCTGTCGATGTGTGCCACAGCCACTGGCAATGCACGCTGGAGGCGCCCTTGCAGCCCCTGCGCGGTGTGGCCCATCCCCAGCCTGCGGTGCGACTGGGGCTGAACTGCGTGGCGCATCTGGGCAAGGCCGCTGCGCTACGCATTCAGGAGCAGGCAGCGCAATCCCCCTGGAGGGATGTGGCCGATTTGGCCATCAGGGCGCAGCTGGACAAGCAGACAATGGAAGCGCTGGCCGCTGCCGATGCGCTGCGCAGCCTGGCCGGGCACCGGCGCCAGCAGATGTGGGATGCGGCGGCGCAAACCAGCCTGCCGCCCATCTTTGCCCAGAGCGCGATTCATGAGCCCCGGCTGGTGCTGCCCGAGGCGAAAGAGGGCGAAGAGATCATGTTTGACTACGCCGCCACGGGCCTGAGCCTGCGCCGCCACCCGCTGGCCCTGCTGCGCGACAAGCTGGCGCGCCATGGCTTGAAGACGGCGGCAGAACTGCGCCAGATGCTGCCGGGCCAGAAGGTGCGCGCCTGCGGCATCGTCACCGTGCGCCAGCGCCCGCCCACGGCCAATGGCACGCTGTTCATCACGCTGGAAGATGAAACCGGCACCATCAACCTGGTGGTGTGGAGCCAGACCTTTGCGCGCTGGCAGCCCGCGCTGCTGCAGTCACGCCTGCTGGCCGTAGAAGGCGTGTGGCAGCGCAGCACCGCCCCGCAGCTGAAGGAAGGGGAGGAATCCTCATCAAATCAGCCTTCAGCCCAAGAGTATCAAGCGCCAGCAGCTCATCATTTGGTAGTGATGCGGGCAAAGAACATGACGCACTGGCTGGGGCGTTTTGCCGCAGTGGGGCTGAGCAGCCGGGACTTTCATTGATGGCTGGCATGGGCGTGGCGCAGTTCCGCCTGACGATCACTCTGGCTCACTAGAAATAGCCTGTGAGGGGCCAGGTTTGAAGGGCGCAAGAGTGAATGCGCTCTGAAAAGCCAGGCTGCCTCACGGTTCTGTGCAGAAACTCCCAGTTTCTGGCCACTTCAGTCTGATGAGGTGGCTTAAGCACTCGATAATACTAATTACATTCTGTTTCGTTCTGCGATAGGCGGCGCATCACAAAGACTGCGCCGAGTGGTTTTTTGTGAATGGATGAGAGCGATGAGATTGACCAAGCTGAACATTGGTGCCCGCCTGGGCCTGGGGTTCGCCGTGGTGCTGGCTTTTGCCGTGGTTATCACGGCAATTGGCATGTGGCAGCTG is from Comamonas fluminis and encodes:
- the dnaE gene encoding DNA polymerase III subunit alpha, which encodes MAEVDVQEITQTRLAAPPPAATPAVPVASGAGKGPLAYAELHCLSSFSFLRGASSPAELVHRAKSLGYAALALTDECSVAGAVRAYEAARDCGLHLIYGSEFVWGPLKVVALARDLQGWGNLCEFITAARSRAEKGAYVVDEASPWQLLQRGCECLLLPQRSELDASDLVAINACISKASGCFDANSLWLGVELHLAPDDSLWLQTLQQVGADLALPLLACGDVHMHARSRKPLQDVVTAIRLGRTVAECGFALQPNAERHLRSRLRLAALYPQAMLDATLRLARRCQFSLSEIRYHYPQESVQPGMTATQTLAWLTWEGAAGRYPQGIPEDVARQLRKELALIAEQQYEMYFLTVHDIVRYARSVGILCQGRGSAANSAVCYCLGITAVNPDGNHLLFERFISKERSEPPDIDVDFEHARREEVIQYIYSKYGRERAAITAVVSCWRSRGALRDVGKALGLPADLIDALAKGQYWFSEHAKAQAEKAEHSAQAGAAFGAETADEEGPEALPEDWVERKFKEAQVLAGEMGSAISAHLLRLWVELAWQLKDSPRHLSQHVGGFVLTEGKLTRLVPVEPASMENRSVIQWDKDDLDIVGLLKVDVLALGMLTMLRKALDERTRWRGEGMELYQIPQEDPATYAMICKADTVGTFQIESRAQMSMLPRLQPRTFYDLVVEVAIVRPGPIQGGMVHPYLLARERQRRGLPLKLENAELKNALARTLGVPIFQEQVMQIAMDAAKFSAGMADELRRSMAAWKRKGGVHKFERPLVDTMIARGYSSEFANAIFQQMLGFGEYGFPESHATSFALLAYASAWLKRHEPAIFLQALLNAQPMGFYTPSQLVQDARRHGVRVLPVDVCHSHWQCTLEAPLQPLRGVAHPQPAVRLGLNCVAHLGKAAALRIQEQAAQSPWRDVADLAIRAQLDKQTMEALAAADALRSLAGHRRQQMWDAAAQTSLPPIFAQSAIHEPRLVLPEAKEGEEIMFDYAATGLSLRRHPLALLRDKLARHGLKTAAELRQMLPGQKVRACGIVTVRQRPPTANGTLFITLEDETGTINLVVWSQTFARWQPALLQSRLLAVEGVWQRSTAPQLKEGEESSSNQPSAQEYQAPAAHHLVVMRAKNMTHWLGRFAAVGLSSRDFH